One Carassius gibelio isolate Cgi1373 ecotype wild population from Czech Republic chromosome A7, carGib1.2-hapl.c, whole genome shotgun sequence DNA window includes the following coding sequences:
- the LOC128016522 gene encoding bolA-like protein 3 translates to MSVLRTIRCSPQVLCRGLLARSASSLTDAETRLTRLLKEKFPRASSLKVVDISGGCGAMYEIHIESDEFRGKRTVQQHQLVNQALKDEIKAMHGLRIFTDVPGK, encoded by the exons ATGTCTGTGCTCAGAACCATCAGATGCAGC CCTCAAGTGTTGTGTAGAGGTCTGCTCGCGCGGTCTGCTTCCAGTCTGACTGATGCAGAGACGAGACTCACGCGACTGTTGAAGGAGAAGTTTCCTCGCGCTTCATCGCTCAAGGTGGTGGATATATCAG GAGGCTGTGGTGCAATGTACGAGATACACATCGAGTCTGATGAGTTTAGAGGAAAGAGGACAGTGCAGCAGCACCAGTTAGTCAATCAG GCTCTTAAAGATGAGATTAAAGCCATGCACGGTCTGCGGATATTCACTGATGTTCCTGGAAAATAG